The bacterium genome includes a window with the following:
- a CDS encoding TraR/DksA family transcriptional regulator produces MQQRMLEMFKKRLIKEREKLLADVNHIRNEELGKSQRDATGELSGYADHMADGGTDDIERQVSLGLMSNEEAMLIKIDGALKRMDDKTYGVCELCKEKISQGRLNAVPYAIYCIKCRSQEESKNNKKV; encoded by the coding sequence ATGCAACAGCGTATGTTAGAGATGTTTAAGAAGAGATTAATAAAAGAAAGAGAAAAGTTGCTTGCAGATGTTAATCACATACGTAATGAGGAACTGGGCAAGTCTCAGAGGGATGCGACCGGTGAGCTTTCAGGATATGCTGATCATATGGCAGACGGGGGGACCGACGATATAGAGAGACAGGTATCCCTTGGGTTAATGTCTAATGAAGAAGCCATGCTTATTAAGATAGATGGAGCTCTCAAGAGAATGGATGATAAGACCTATGGTGTATGTGAGTTGTGCAAAGAAAAAATTTCGCAGGGACGTCTTAACGCAGTCCCGTATGCAATATATTGCATAAAGTGCAGGTCTCAGGAAGAAAGCAAAAACAACAAGAAGGTTTGA
- the lspA gene encoding signal peptidase II, with product MIIFFSAISIFLIDQIIKFYILKHLYLGQEISIIKNIFSISFVTNKGIAFGLFSNSNFPFILISIAVLVCMTLVFISFNKDAISKRARVWTRIAYGLILGGAFSNMLDRIRIGEVIDFLDFHIWPVFNIGDSAICVGAGIFVLNILKHKTQNKKDIK from the coding sequence ATGATAATCTTCTTTTCTGCTATATCTATATTTCTTATAGATCAGATTATAAAGTTCTATATACTAAAGCATCTTTATTTGGGTCAAGAAATATCAATCATTAAAAATATATTTAGTATTTCCTTTGTCACAAATAAAGGAATTGCGTTTGGCCTATTTTCAAATTCCAACTTTCCTTTTATCTTAATATCCATAGCAGTGCTTGTGTGTATGACATTAGTGTTTATTTCATTTAATAAAGACGCTATATCAAAAAGGGCGAGAGTTTGGACAAGAATTGCATATGGATTAATTTTGGGCGGGGCATTTAGTAATATGCTGGATAGAATAAGAATAGGGGAGGTTATTGACTTTTTGGACTTTCATATCTGGCCTGTATTTAATATTGGAGATTCTGCAATATGTGTAGGGGCTGGAATATTTGTGTTGAATATTCTAAAGCACAAGACACAAAATAAAAAAGATATAAAATAA
- the lgt gene encoding prolipoprotein diacylglyceryl transferase — protein MHPILFKIGPIVIYSYGVMIAVAFLSSVYLLSRSASKAGIDSGKIIDLGLVLLISGIVGARLLYVLTEIEYYRANPLEILMIWKGGLIFYGGFIAAFVCGWVFLKKNKMPLLKTSDNIIPYLALAQAIGRIGCFFNGCCFGKPTNLPWGMIFPKGSIAGDIYPAMHIHPTQLYSVYTNFSIFAILLLFGNWKKFDGQILYLYLILYSVSRFLIEFLRADNPQILLGLTIAQVICVVLFLTGVVMCIRCLTFSQFRE, from the coding sequence ATGCATCCCATACTGTTTAAAATCGGTCCAATAGTTATTTATTCATATGGAGTAATGATAGCTGTTGCCTTTCTCAGCTCCGTATATCTTCTGAGTCGCTCAGCCAGTAAGGCGGGAATTGACAGCGGAAAAATTATAGATCTTGGACTGGTCCTTTTAATTTCAGGCATAGTTGGTGCTAGATTATTATATGTTCTTACAGAAATAGAATATTACAGAGCAAATCCTCTTGAGATATTAATGATCTGGAAAGGGGGGCTGATTTTCTATGGTGGATTTATTGCTGCATTTGTTTGTGGCTGGGTATTTTTAAAAAAGAATAAAATGCCTCTTCTGAAAACTTCTGACAATATAATTCCATATCTTGCATTAGCCCAGGCAATAGGGAGAATCGGATGTTTCTTTAATGGATGTTGTTTTGGAAAACCAACAAATCTTCCATGGGGAATGATATTCCCAAAAGGAAGCATAGCAGGAGATATCTATCCTGCTATGCATATTCATCCAACACAGTTATATTCTGTTTATACAAATTTTTCGATATTTGCAATACTCTTATTATTCGGAAATTGGAAGAAATTTGACGGACAAATTTTATATCTGTATTTAATTCTATATTCTGTATCAAGATTTCTTATAGAATTCCTGCGGGCAGACAACCCACAGATTTTACTAGGATTAACAATAGCTCAGGTAATTTGTGTTGTGTTGTTTCTAACAGGAGTAGTTATGTGTATTAGATGCTTGACCTTCTCTCAATTTCGGGAATGA
- a CDS encoding ATP-binding cassette domain-containing protein, whose protein sequence is MLKIKNLTYTYPNGTTALKNINTEIQKTHIFAIMGSSGSGKTTMLNCIGKFLKPDTGSILINGKNIYNIEERVLREKIGIVFQQLYLFPHLTVLENMILAPIKVLKQDREKAKKEAVKTLRKLGINELKNSYPSQISGGQAQRVAIARALILKPSYLLLDEPTSALDVNTTGEFGKWLVDLKEETTFVIVTHDVPFASEIATSGVLMANGKIECTGSIKDILETLNIKT, encoded by the coding sequence ATGCTTAAGATTAAAAATTTAACTTATACATATCCTAACGGAACTACTGCTCTGAAAAATATTAATACAGAAATTCAAAAAACACATATTTTTGCAATAATGGGGTCAAGCGGTTCAGGAAAAACAACTATGTTAAACTGCATAGGTAAATTTCTAAAACCTGATACAGGCAGCATACTAATCAACGGCAAAAACATATATAACATAGAAGAAAGAGTATTGAGAGAAAAAATCGGCATTGTTTTTCAACAGCTTTATCTTTTTCCTCATCTTACTGTTCTGGAGAATATGATATTAGCGCCTATAAAGGTACTAAAACAGGATAGAGAAAAAGCAAAAAAAGAAGCTGTAAAAACACTTAGAAAATTAGGAATTAATGAACTAAAAAACAGTTATCCGTCACAAATAAGCGGAGGACAGGCTCAACGTGTTGCTATCGCGCGCGCATTAATACTAAAACCATCTTACCTGCTACTTGATGAACCTACCTCTGCTCTTGATGTGAACACAACAGGTGAATTTGGAAAGTGGCTCGTAGATTTAAAAGAGGAAACAACATTCGTTATTGTTACTCATGATGTACCGTTCGCAAGTGAAATCGCGACATCGGGAGTTTTAATGGCAAATGGGAAAATAGAATGCACTGGAAGCATTAAGGATATTTTAGAGACTCTAAATATTAAGACATAA
- a CDS encoding ABC transporter substrate-binding protein/permease, whose amino-acid sequence MGRLKFRLGFLRKKQFLMIFVLAFLIIINIDLFAKEKETFTVALTGKYPPFNFYSDRGKLVGFDVDTAKKISKSLNRKLVIIPTEWDSIVAGLLFKKYDAIIGSMAITPERAKKVNFSIPYYISGAQLFIHKRNREKIKKITDLYGKRVGVGLGETYEHYLRKNHPSIKIVTYKSTVDIFMDMHNNRLDGFLTDRLVGLYQIKKGHMPFIPAGQLLYEEKMAIPVTINNTELLTNINKALKRMKKDGTFAKLHKKWFRSASVSDPKAERDMRTDVIIKKLAQGFAITLFVAFISILFGFILSVPSGIILNSKKTFLYHILRSSNDIIRGTPLLIQLFFVYFGAPQIGITLAPIQAAIITLTINSSAYMSEVIRSGLMAVDHGQNLAGKALGLTKLQVFRYVIWPQSFRVALPPLVNSVVALMKDTALIAMISVGEVIRETQSIISVTYNPIKYYFIVGAMFFVFTFPLMKMANKLEKNIKERGFTHA is encoded by the coding sequence ATGGGAAGATTGAAGTTCCGATTAGGATTTCTTCGCAAAAAACAATTTTTAATGATATTTGTTTTAGCATTTCTAATTATTATTAACATTGACTTGTTTGCAAAAGAGAAAGAAACATTTACAGTAGCTTTAACAGGTAAATATCCTCCTTTTAATTTCTATTCGGATAGAGGAAAGTTAGTAGGTTTTGATGTTGACACAGCAAAAAAAATATCAAAATCTTTAAATCGAAAACTTGTTATTATTCCCACGGAATGGGATTCTATAGTAGCAGGGCTGCTGTTTAAAAAATACGATGCAATAATAGGTTCAATGGCAATAACACCTGAGCGTGCGAAGAAAGTAAACTTTTCTATCCCTTACTACATATCCGGCGCTCAACTGTTCATACACAAAAGGAATAGAGAGAAAATAAAGAAAATAACCGATCTTTACGGAAAAAGGGTCGGTGTTGGATTAGGTGAAACTTATGAACACTACCTGAGGAAAAACCATCCGAGTATAAAAATTGTTACTTACAAAAGCACAGTAGATATTTTTATGGATATGCACAATAACAGACTGGACGGATTTTTAACAGATAGGCTTGTCGGCTTATATCAGATTAAAAAAGGGCATATGCCTTTTATCCCAGCTGGCCAACTCTTATATGAGGAAAAAATGGCTATTCCTGTAACTATTAATAACACTGAATTACTGACCAATATAAATAAGGCATTAAAGAGAATGAAAAAAGATGGGACTTTTGCAAAACTCCACAAGAAATGGTTTAGAAGTGCTTCAGTTAGCGATCCAAAAGCCGAAAGAGACATGAGAACAGATGTAATTATAAAAAAACTCGCGCAGGGTTTTGCTATTACACTGTTCGTTGCGTTTATTTCTATCTTGTTCGGGTTTATTCTGTCAGTCCCCTCAGGCATTATTCTTAACAGCAAAAAAACTTTCTTATACCATATCTTAAGATCGTCTAATGATATTATAAGAGGAACACCACTTCTTATACAGCTCTTTTTTGTCTATTTTGGCGCTCCACAGATAGGAATAACTCTTGCTCCCATTCAGGCAGCAATAATAACTTTGACAATCAATTCATCTGCCTATATGTCTGAAGTGATAAGATCCGGGCTTATGGCTGTTGACCATGGTCAGAATCTTGCAGGAAAAGCGCTTGGGTTGACAAAACTGCAGGTCTTTAGATATGTAATTTGGCCTCAATCCTTTAGAGTGGCTCTTCCCCCTCTTGTAAATTCAGTAGTGGCCTTAATGAAAGATACAGCTTTAATTGCTATGATATCCGTAGGGGAAGTTATCAGGGAAACTCAATCAATAATCAGCGTAACATATAACCCGATAAAATATTACTTTATTGTTGGGGCTATGTTTTTTGTTTTTACATTCCCCTTAATGAAAATGGCTAACAAATTAGAAAAGAATATTAAAGAAAGAGGATTTACCCATGCTTAA
- a CDS encoding GNAT family N-acetyltransferase, which translates to MKEAITIRKANESEFLKVYQFVSNCKPLENYSEHFYKIILRYFGNSCFVAEYNDSIIGFVMGFISQTHNKTYFLWQIGVTPKMHGKGIGMKLLESVEVELAKMGCDRIELTIDPKNIPSMKLFEKAGYKNISEKEGSTIIVDNNIAVKDYYKSGSHFMLYEKNLS; encoded by the coding sequence ATGAAAGAGGCTATAACTATACGCAAAGCGAATGAAAGTGAATTTCTTAAAGTTTATCAATTTGTTTCCAATTGCAAGCCGTTAGAAAATTATTCAGAACATTTTTATAAAATAATCCTAAGATATTTTGGAAACAGTTGCTTTGTTGCTGAATATAATGACAGCATAATTGGATTTGTAATGGGCTTTATTTCACAAACTCACAATAAAACATATTTCTTATGGCAAATAGGTGTAACGCCTAAAATGCATGGCAAAGGGATAGGAATGAAACTTTTGGAATCAGTTGAAGTGGAATTGGCGAAAATGGGTTGTGATCGGATTGAACTTACAATAGATCCGAAAAACATACCTTCCATGAAACTGTTCGAAAAAGCTGGATATAAAAACATTAGCGAAAAAGAGGGAAGCACTATAATCGTTGATAATAATATCGCTGTAAAAGATTATTACAAGTCTGGAAGCCATTTTATGCTTTATGAGAAAAACCTTTCATAA
- the purD gene encoding phosphoribosylamine--glycine ligase codes for MIDYTSLNKIKNVLIVGSWAKEQITIENIKSNKKIKVFSYLDTKNPGIISLVDSYKIGSLYKIENIAKYAKTVKADLVIITTAAPLSLGIVDVLEAEKIPVFGPNSTAAKLESDKEFARKLMRKYRIDVLPEFNVFSEIKPAIQYAKDLQWNVAVKPVSLTEGLGVKVSRDQLKNKSEIIDYITRVLNDNSKVLIEEKLEGEEFTLQCLVNGTCIISTPAVQDFKKKLPGDRGLNTASMGSYSDTGHILPFMKQEDYDSGIDIIRKTVKAFQSETGQICRGFLYGQFMITGKGIKLIEYNFRPGDPEWMNTLIVLKDNVLDIIKDLLRGKERKLRLENKASVCKYIVPNNYPEKLNEVLDIVFKESDIKKDDVNIYYSCGVNDNGKLNTGSERGIALIAKADTVSKANKKVEKAVSLVNGSFHYRFDIGTEEMIKSKIAFCGSRL; via the coding sequence ATGATAGATTATACCTCTCTAAATAAAATAAAAAATGTTCTCATAGTTGGGAGCTGGGCAAAGGAGCAAATTACTATTGAAAACATAAAAAGCAATAAAAAAATAAAAGTATTTTCATATCTAGACACGAAAAATCCGGGCATAATATCATTGGTTGATAGTTATAAAATAGGCAGTTTATATAAGATAGAAAATATTGCGAAATATGCTAAAACAGTTAAAGCAGATCTAGTAATTATAACAACAGCAGCCCCGCTTTCTCTTGGTATTGTTGATGTTTTGGAAGCAGAAAAAATACCTGTATTTGGGCCGAATAGCACAGCTGCAAAATTAGAATCAGATAAAGAGTTTGCAAGAAAACTTATGCGTAAATATAGGATTGATGTGCTACCCGAATTCAATGTATTTAGCGAAATTAAACCAGCTATTCAATATGCGAAAGATCTTCAATGGAACGTCGCTGTTAAACCAGTTTCTCTTACCGAGGGATTAGGGGTGAAGGTTTCCAGAGACCAATTAAAAAACAAAAGCGAGATTATAGACTATATAACACGTGTCCTAAATGATAACTCAAAAGTTTTGATAGAGGAAAAGCTTGAAGGCGAAGAATTTACCTTGCAATGTTTGGTTAATGGCACTTGCATAATCTCCACTCCTGCTGTGCAGGATTTTAAAAAAAAATTACCAGGTGACAGAGGACTGAATACCGCAAGTATGGGCTCTTACTCTGATACAGGGCATATATTGCCTTTTATGAAGCAGGAAGATTATGATTCTGGAATTGATATCATAAGAAAAACCGTGAAAGCTTTTCAATCTGAAACAGGGCAGATATGCCGCGGTTTTTTATACGGGCAGTTTATGATTACAGGAAAAGGGATAAAACTTATAGAATACAATTTTCGTCCTGGAGATCCTGAATGGATGAATACTTTAATAGTACTGAAGGATAATGTATTAGACATAATTAAAGATTTACTGAGAGGTAAAGAGAGAAAACTCAGACTTGAGAACAAAGCGTCAGTATGTAAATACATAGTTCCTAATAATTATCCTGAGAAATTAAATGAGGTGTTGGATATTGTTTTTAAAGAATCGGATATAAAAAAAGATGATGTTAATATCTATTATAGCTGTGGAGTTAACGACAACGGGAAATTGAATACTGGTTCGGAGAGAGGTATTGCTCTTATTGCAAAAGCTGATACTGTTTCTAAAGCGAATAAAAAGGTAGAGAAAGCAGTTTCATTAGTTAATGGCAGTTTTCATTATAGGTTTGATATTGGCACTGAGGAAATGATTAAGTCTAAAATTGCTTTTTGTGGAAGTAGATTATGA